A window from Dromaius novaehollandiae isolate bDroNov1 chromosome 1, bDroNov1.hap1, whole genome shotgun sequence encodes these proteins:
- the LOC135323796 gene encoding uncharacterized protein LOC135323796 isoform X2: MVRARGASGPGRRLLLLLGLLAALRARDSRAAPRAAPGPDVAVFDDYPAAQLHRLVEPLGLPRGRPRALEPRGVPRDVAVGDGDFSSSLDPGFEPGGVPAGGGLLGSQLDPTSEPQGHARNVAAGDGYAASHLDAHVESLGNRTGPRQRKYKAQRGKSSEKYSKLLQEILKELQRAADVPQVSEASAASQGLKPLLEPQGDRRGRLILPLPPTERSQVQRKAEQNQGAEQKRMNLP, encoded by the exons atggtgcgagcgcggggggcgtccggccccgggcgtcgcctgctgctgctgctcggcctcctggcggccctgcgtgcccgggacagccgggctgctccgcgggcagcgccgggcccag atgtggctgtatttGATGATTATCCAGCCGCTCAGCTGCATCGTCTTGTTGAGCCTctgggtcttcccaggg GTCGTCCACGTGCTTTAGAGCCGCGAGGGGtccccaggg ATGTGGCCGTGGGTGATGGagatttctcttcttctctgGACCCTGGATTTGAACCTGGAG gtgttcctgcaggcggtggccttctaggttcccagctggatcccacttctgagcctcaggggcatgccagga atgtggccgcaggagatggctatgcagcttctcatctggatgccCATGTAGAATCTCTGGGGAatcgtacag gtcctcggcagaggaagtataaggcccagagaggaaagtcctCTGAGAAGTATTCTAAACTCCTGCAGGAAATCTTGAAGgagttgcagagagcagctg atgtccctcaagtcagtgaagcttctgcagcttctcaggggctgaagcctctgcttgagcctcagggagatcgcaggg ggAGGCTAatcctgccgctgcctccaacagagaggagtcaagtacagaggaaggcagagcaaaaccagggagcagaacagaaaaggatGAACTTGccgtag
- the LOC135323796 gene encoding uncharacterized protein LOC135323796 isoform X1, giving the protein MVRARGASGPGRRLLLLLGLLAALRARDSRAAPRAAPGPDVAVFDDYPAAQLHRLVEPLGLPRGRPRALEPRGVPRDVAVGDGDFSSSLDPGFEPGGVPAGGGLLGSQLDPTSEPQGHARNVAAGDGYAASHLDAHVESLGNRTGPRQRKYKAQRGKSSEKYSKLLQEILKELQRAADVPQVSEASAASQGLKPLLEPQGDRRGLAGDKDAEAAAHKGRRKQRLVLSTAVSGSILFAVVLTCVVTFRLRKRKQ; this is encoded by the exons atggtgcgagcgcggggggcgtccggccccgggcgtcgcctgctgctgctgctcggcctcctggcggccctgcgtgcccgggacagccgggctgctccgcgggcagcgccgggcccag atgtggctgtatttGATGATTATCCAGCCGCTCAGCTGCATCGTCTTGTTGAGCCTctgggtcttcccaggg GTCGTCCACGTGCTTTAGAGCCGCGAGGGGtccccaggg ATGTGGCCGTGGGTGATGGagatttctcttcttctctgGACCCTGGATTTGAACCTGGAG gtgttcctgcaggcggtggccttctaggttcccagctggatcccacttctgagcctcaggggcatgccagga atgtggccgcaggagatggctatgcagcttctcatctggatgccCATGTAGAATCTCTGGGGAatcgtacag gtcctcggcagaggaagtataaggcccagagaggaaagtcctCTGAGAAGTATTCTAAACTCCTGCAGGAAATCTTGAAGgagttgcagagagcagctg atgtccctcaagtcagtgaagcttctgcagcttctcaggggctgaagcctctgcttgagcctcagggagatcgcaggg gccttgctggtgacaaagatgccgaggctgcagctcataaaggccgacgaaagcagcgtttggtcctgagcacTGCAGTCTCGGGCTCCATACTGTTTGCCGTAGTACTGACATGTGTAGTtactttccggctgaggaagagaaaacagtga
- the LOC135323796 gene encoding uncharacterized protein LOC135323796 isoform X3: protein MVRARGASGPGRRLLLLLGLLAALRARDSRAAPRAAPGPDVAVFDDYPAAQLHRLVEPLGLPRGRPRALEPRGVPRGVPAGGGLLGSQLDPTSEPQGHARNVAAGDGYAASHLDAHVESLGNRTGPRQRKYKAQRGKSSEKYSKLLQEILKELQRAADVPQVSEASAASQGLKPLLEPQGDRRGLAGDKDAEAAAHKGRRKQRLVLSTAVSGSILFAVVLTCVVTFRLRKRKQ, encoded by the exons atggtgcgagcgcggggggcgtccggccccgggcgtcgcctgctgctgctgctcggcctcctggcggccctgcgtgcccgggacagccgggctgctccgcgggcagcgccgggcccag atgtggctgtatttGATGATTATCCAGCCGCTCAGCTGCATCGTCTTGTTGAGCCTctgggtcttcccaggg GTCGTCCACGTGCTTTAGAGCCGCGAGGGGtccccaggg gtgttcctgcaggcggtggccttctaggttcccagctggatcccacttctgagcctcaggggcatgccagga atgtggccgcaggagatggctatgcagcttctcatctggatgccCATGTAGAATCTCTGGGGAatcgtacag gtcctcggcagaggaagtataaggcccagagaggaaagtcctCTGAGAAGTATTCTAAACTCCTGCAGGAAATCTTGAAGgagttgcagagagcagctg atgtccctcaagtcagtgaagcttctgcagcttctcaggggctgaagcctctgcttgagcctcagggagatcgcaggg gccttgctggtgacaaagatgccgaggctgcagctcataaaggccgacgaaagcagcgtttggtcctgagcacTGCAGTCTCGGGCTCCATACTGTTTGCCGTAGTACTGACATGTGTAGTtactttccggctgaggaagagaaaacagtga